A window of the Bacteroides thetaiotaomicron VPI-5482 genome harbors these coding sequences:
- a CDS encoding glycoside hydrolase family 88/105 protein: protein MNYRMMTVAALLVALPACAQKKKAVINDSNTPLHLLQPAYQGTYGDLTPEQVKKDIDRVFAYIDKETPARVVDKNTGKVITDYTAMGDEAQLERGAFRLASYEWGVTYSALIAAAETTGDKRYTDYVQNRFRFLAEVAPHFKRVYEEKGKTDSQLLQILTPHALDDAGAVCTAMIKLRLKDESLPVDGLIQNYFDFIINKEYRLADGTFARNRPQRNTLWLDDMFMGIPAVAQMSRYDKEAKNKYLAEAVKQFLQFADRMFIPEKGLYRHGWVESSTDHPAFCWARANGWALLTACELLDVLPEDYPQRPKVMDYFRAHVRGVTALQSGEGFWHQLLDCNDSYLETSATAIYVYCLAHAINKGWIDAIAYGPVAQLGWHAVAGKINEEGQVEGTCVGTGMAFDPAFYYYRPVNVYAAHGYGPVLWAGAEMIRLLNTQHPQMNDSAVQYYQEKQKTTAPIFAVDSE, encoded by the coding sequence ATGAATTATCGTATGATGACCGTTGCTGCGTTATTGGTAGCACTACCTGCCTGTGCGCAGAAAAAGAAAGCAGTAATCAATGATTCAAATACCCCCTTGCATTTACTGCAGCCTGCTTATCAGGGTACTTATGGTGATTTGACCCCCGAACAGGTTAAAAAAGACATCGATCGTGTTTTTGCGTATATAGATAAGGAGACACCGGCTCGTGTAGTGGATAAGAATACCGGTAAGGTGATTACGGATTATACTGCAATGGGGGATGAGGCGCAGCTGGAACGCGGGGCTTTTCGTCTGGCAAGTTATGAATGGGGTGTCACTTATTCCGCTCTGATAGCGGCTGCCGAAACAACAGGTGATAAGCGTTATACTGACTATGTTCAGAATCGTTTCCGCTTTTTGGCGGAAGTCGCTCCGCATTTCAAACGTGTCTATGAAGAAAAAGGGAAGACTGATTCGCAATTGTTGCAAATCCTGACTCCTCATGCGTTGGATGATGCGGGAGCCGTATGTACTGCCATGATTAAATTACGGTTGAAAGACGAGTCTCTTCCGGTTGACGGATTAATTCAGAATTACTTTGATTTTATCATCAACAAAGAATATCGTCTGGCAGACGGAACGTTTGCCCGTAATCGTCCTCAGCGGAATACTCTTTGGCTGGATGATATGTTTATGGGCATTCCGGCGGTAGCGCAGATGAGTCGTTATGATAAGGAAGCGAAGAATAAATATCTGGCAGAAGCCGTGAAGCAATTCCTGCAATTTGCAGACCGTATGTTTATCCCCGAAAAGGGATTGTACAGACACGGATGGGTGGAAAGCAGTACGGATCATCCGGCTTTTTGCTGGGCACGTGCCAATGGATGGGCGCTGCTGACAGCTTGTGAACTGCTGGATGTATTGCCGGAAGATTATCCCCAACGTCCGAAGGTGATGGATTATTTCCGTGCTCATGTGCGCGGAGTGACGGCGTTGCAAAGTGGAGAAGGATTTTGGCACCAGTTGCTCGACTGCAATGATTCTTATCTGGAAACTTCTGCAACTGCTATCTATGTATATTGTCTGGCACACGCCATTAATAAAGGTTGGATTGATGCGATAGCGTATGGTCCTGTTGCCCAGTTGGGATGGCATGCCGTCGCCGGAAAGATAAATGAAGAAGGACAGGTGGAAGGCACTTGCGTAGGCACCGGTATGGCTTTCGATCCGGCTTTCTATTATTATCGTCCGGTCAATGTATATGCGGCGCATGGATACGGACCGGTGCTTTGGGCAGGTGCGGAAATGATTCGTTTGCTCAACACCCAACATCCTCAGATGAATGACAGTGCCGTGCAATATTATCAGGAAAAGCAGAAGACGACAGCTCCTATCTTTGCGGTAGATA
- a CDS encoding rhamnogalacturonan lyase: MKCTSIFFSLLVIATFVVAQPNYDFTKLKREHLGRGVIAIRENPSTVVVSWRYLSSDPMDESFDIYRDGKKVNKHPLKNATFFQDSYQGTEPALYTVKAIKGKTESNYQLPADAPTGYLNIPLVRPEGGTTPSGQAYTYAPNDASIGDVDGDGEYEIILKWDPSNAHDNAHDGYTGPVIFDCYKLNGQQLWRINMGRNVRAGAHYTQFMVFDLDGDGRAEVVMKTGDGTVDGTGKVIGDANADYRNERGRILTGPEYLTIFNGLTGEAMQTIDYVPERGNLMDWGDGRANRSDRYLACIAYLDGVHPSVVMCRGYYTRTVLAAYDWDGKNLKNRWVFDSNNPGCRAYAGQGNHNLRVGDVDGDGCDEIVYGQCTINNDGTGLYSTRMGHGDAMHLTHFDPSRPGLQVWSCHENRRDGSTFRDAATGEIIFQIKSNTDVGRCMAADIDPNHPGVEMWSLDSKGVRNVKGEVIASRVRGLSTNMAVWWDGDLLRELLDRNVVSKYNWEKGLCERIAVFEGALSNNGTKSTPCLQGDIVGDWREEVLLRTADNTALRLYVSTIPTDYRFHTFLEDPVYRISIATQNVAYNQPTQPGFYFGPELRGTIFRGCKIPKK, from the coding sequence ATGAAATGTACAAGCATCTTTTTTAGTTTGTTGGTAATAGCGACTTTTGTAGTTGCCCAGCCAAACTATGATTTTACTAAACTGAAACGAGAACATTTAGGACGTGGCGTAATTGCCATTCGTGAGAATCCGTCAACCGTAGTCGTTTCTTGGCGCTATCTTTCTTCTGATCCGATGGACGAATCCTTTGATATATACCGGGATGGTAAAAAGGTGAATAAACATCCGCTGAAAAATGCAACTTTCTTCCAGGATTCTTATCAGGGAACAGAACCTGCACTCTATACGGTAAAAGCTATAAAAGGTAAAACAGAAAGCAATTATCAACTGCCGGCAGATGCTCCGACAGGATATTTAAATATTCCTTTGGTACGCCCCGAGGGAGGTACTACTCCGTCCGGACAAGCATACACTTATGCTCCGAATGATGCCAGTATCGGTGATGTAGACGGGGATGGTGAATATGAGATTATTTTGAAATGGGATCCGTCCAATGCACATGATAACGCTCATGACGGTTATACGGGACCGGTGATTTTTGACTGTTATAAGTTGAACGGGCAGCAGTTGTGGCGTATCAATATGGGACGCAATGTACGCGCCGGTGCACATTATACACAGTTTATGGTCTTCGATCTGGACGGTGACGGCCGTGCGGAAGTGGTAATGAAGACCGGAGACGGAACAGTGGACGGAACGGGAAAGGTGATCGGTGATGCGAATGCGGATTATCGGAATGAGCGAGGACGTATTCTGACAGGCCCGGAGTATCTGACCATCTTTAACGGACTGACCGGAGAAGCAATGCAAACGATTGATTATGTGCCCGAACGTGGCAATCTGATGGACTGGGGCGACGGACGTGCCAATCGTAGCGACCGTTATCTGGCTTGTATTGCGTATTTGGATGGAGTACATCCGAGTGTGGTGATGTGCCGTGGATATTATACACGTACTGTATTGGCTGCCTATGACTGGGATGGTAAGAATTTGAAGAACCGCTGGGTATTCGACAGTAATAATCCCGGTTGCAGAGCTTATGCCGGACAAGGAAACCATAATCTTCGTGTAGGTGATGTAGATGGTGACGGCTGCGATGAGATTGTATATGGACAATGTACGATCAATAACGATGGAACCGGACTTTATTCTACCCGCATGGGGCATGGTGATGCTATGCATCTGACTCACTTTGATCCTTCCCGTCCGGGATTGCAGGTTTGGAGTTGCCACGAGAACAGAAGAGATGGCTCAACTTTCCGGGATGCAGCTACGGGAGAAATTATTTTCCAGATAAAGAGTAATACTGATGTAGGTCGTTGTATGGCTGCTGATATTGATCCTAATCATCCCGGAGTTGAAATGTGGTCTTTAGATTCTAAAGGTGTCAGAAATGTGAAAGGGGAAGTGATTGCTTCCAGAGTCAGAGGATTGTCTACGAATATGGCTGTCTGGTGGGATGGTGATCTCTTGCGTGAGTTGCTGGATCGTAATGTAGTCAGTAAATATAATTGGGAGAAAGGACTTTGTGAACGTATCGCTGTTTTTGAAGGTGCTCTTTCTAATAACGGAACAAAGTCAACTCCTTGTCTGCAAGGAGATATTGTAGGAGACTGGCGAGAAGAAGTATTGTTACGTACAGCCGATAATACAGCTTTGAGGCTTTATGTCTCTACCATTCCTACGGACTACCGTTTCCATACTTTCCTGGAAGATCCGGTTTACCGTATCAGTATTGCGACTCAAAATGTGGCTTATAATCAGCCTACTCAGCCCGGATTCTATTTTGGTCCGGAGTTGCGTGGCACTATATTCAGAGGATGTAAAATACCTAAAAAGTAA